Genomic segment of Phycisphaerales bacterium:
GAGTTCGTCGCCCCGACCGCGACGATGAAACTGCGCTTCATCGCCGTTGACAACCCCAACGACTCGGTCGTCGAAGCAGGCCTCGACGCCGTGGTCGTGGCCCGCATCGGCTGCGACGAAGGCATGCAGCTGGCCGTCGGCCCGCTCGTGGCCGGGCAGAGCGGCAGTTTTGACGTGACGGGCGCGAACCCGAACGAGATGACGTATCTCGCCTACAGCCTCCGCGGCCTGGGGAGCACCTATGTGGCGCAACTCAACGTGACGCTGGGCCTGCGCAACCCGGTGCAGGCGGGCAGCGCCAAGCGCGCGGATGGCAACGGCGAGGTCACTTGGAACCTGCCGATCCCGGGCAATTCGTCGGGCCGGACGGTCTGGTTCCAGGCGGCGCAATTCGAGAATACGAGCAACGTCGTTGAGACGACGATCAACTGAACCAAGGCCATTCACGTCTTTCGGCCCGGGGCATCGCGCTCCGGGCCGATTTGCTTTTGGCAGGCAGGGCGCATCAGACGCTGACGACCCACACCGCCGTGGCCTTGCACGCGTGGACCAACCGCTCTCCGGTTGACTTGATCAGCGCTTCGTGCAGGGCGCCGTGCCTGGTGCGGCCGACGACGACGACGTCGGCGCTGCTCTGTTTGGCCTGGTAGGTGATGATCTCGGCGATCGCGGCGCGCGTGAAGCCGCCTTCAACGACAAGCACCTCAAGCCGGTCAGCCGGCCAGTTGCCCGGCACGATTTCGTCGAAGAGTCGCTGCACGCGCTGGCGCGCCGCCTCTTTCTGCGAGGCGATCTGCTCGGCGGTTTCGGTGGCCAGAGCCGGCGGAAGGCCAGCGCCGTCCCAGATCATCGAGGGATCCACAAACTCGATGCTCGGCGGAATCGCCTGCACGAGCACGTGCAGCAATGTCAGTTGCGGCTTATTCGCGCCCGGAAACACCGCAGCCACGTGCGCCATGGCCGCGCGGGCCGAATCCGAATCGTCAACTCCAACGAGAATGCGAAGTGAAGCAGAGTCGGCCATGCGATGCTCCTGACGGGATGTCAATTCTCTGCGCGCTGTGCGCGAGCGGCCAGAGGTGGCTACGAACGATCTGCATGTGCCCGCAGAATGGGCGGCAGCGCGAC
This window contains:
- a CDS encoding universal stress protein; this translates as MADSASLRILVGVDDSDSARAAMAHVAAVFPGANKPQLTLLHVLVQAIPPSIEFVDPSMIWDGAGLPPALATETAEQIASQKEAARQRVQRLFDEIVPGNWPADRLEVLVVEGGFTRAAIAEIITYQAKQSSADVVVVGRTRHGALHEALIKSTGERLVHACKATAVWVVSV